The Ramlibacter algicola genome segment GTGAAGATCAGCGTGAAGGTGGTGTCGGTACGAGCCGCCACGCAGGACGAGATCCAGCATCGGCATGCGCACGGCTCCGGTGGGCATCACCACTAGGTTTGTCATTCCGGCGAAGGCCGGAATCCACGCTCGTGTTGGCCACCAGAGTGCTCGCGCGAGCCGGCGAGCGCATCAGGCGGCACTCGACCATCGAAGATCGGGCCCGGCGGCACCCCCTGACACGCTCGCCGGATCGCGCTTCGCCCGCGGCTTCTTCCGGCAGGGCGCGAGCCCGGGGGCGAAGGGCGCTGGGGCGACGGTCGGTGGCGCATGAGGATGGATTCCGGCTTTCGCCGGAATGACAAGGCTGAGGCCTTGGCCGGATGACAAGTCGGCAGCCTTCGCCGGAATGACAGGGTCGACTGGGTTCCCCCGGGACCTCCCGCCCACCTCGGCCGCTTACACTCGGAGCACCTGCACCACACCCCGGTGCAGGCCCGTGGAGCGCGACGGCCACCCGTTGTCGCGTTCCGCCCGCAAACCTGGCAGCGCACCCACCCGTGCGCGGAGCGATTGCATCCATGAGCGAGCACCAGCCCCTGCGGCTGCACGTGCCCGAGCCGTCCGGACGGCCGGGTTGTGCGACCGACTTCTCGTACCTCCACGTCTCGGAGGCCGGCGCCGTCCGCAGGCCGCCGGTGGACACCCCCCACTTCGACACCCAGGACCTGGCGTATTCGCTGATCCGCGTGCTCGACCGCGACGGCAAGGCCGTCGGGCCGTGGGCACCGGAGATCTCGACCGCGCAGCTCCGCAAGGGCCTGCGGTCGATGATGAAGACGCGCATCTTCGACGCGCGCATGACCATCGCGCAGCGCCAGCGCAAGATCTCTTTCTACATGCAGTGCCTGGGCGAGGAAGCCATCGCCTGCGCGCACGCCGCCGCCATCGAGGCCGGCGACATGTGCTTCCCGACCTACCGGCAGCAGGGCCTGCTGCTCTCGCGCGACGACATCTCGATGGTCGAGATGATGTGCCAGCTCATGAGCAACGAGAAGGACCCGATCAAGGGCCGCCAGTTGCCGGTGATGTACTCGTTCAAGCGGGCCGGCTTCTTCACGATCTCGGGCAACCTGGCCACGCAGTTCATCCAGGCCGTGGGCTGGGCGATGGCCTCGGCCATCAAGGGCGACACGAAGATCGCGTCGGCGTGGATCGGCGACGGCGCGACGGCCGAGAGCGACTTCCACACGTCGCTGACCTTCGCGCACGTGTACCGCGCGCCGGTGATCCTCAACGTGGTCAACAACCAGTGGGCGATCTCGACGTTCCAGGCCATCGCCGGCGGTGAGTCGACCACCTTCGCCGCGCGCGGCGTGGGTTGCGGCATCGCCTCGCTGCGCGTCGACGGCAACGACTTCCTCGCCGTGTACGCCGCCAGCAAATGGGCCGCCGAGCGCGCGCGCATGAACCTGGGACCGACGCTGATCGAGTGGGTGACGTACCGCGCGGGCGCGCACTCGACCTCGGACGACCCGAGCAAGTACCGGCCCGCCGACGACTGGGAGCGCTTCCCGCTCGGCGACCCGATCAACCGCCTGAAGTCGCACCTGATCGGCCTCGGCGCCTGGAGCGAGCAGGAACACGAACAAGTGCGCCTGGAACTCGAAGCCGAAGTGATCGCCGCGCAGAAGGAAGCCGAGTCGTACGGCACGCTGCTGGACGGCCAGATCCCGAGCGCCGCGACCATGTTCGAGGACGTGTTCGCCGAGATGCCCGCGCACCTTCGCGCGCAACGCCAGCAGCTGGGGGTGTGACGATGCTGACCAAGACCAAGGACGCCCAAGTGGAAAGCAGCGCCGGCGCGACCAGGCCGATGACGATGATCCAGGCCCTGCGCTCGGCCATGGACGTGATGATGGACCGCGACGACAACGTCGTCGTGTTCGGGCAGGACGTGGGCTATTTCGGCGGCGTGTTCCGCGTCACCGAAGGGCTGCAGGCCAAGTACGGCAAGAGCCGCTGCTTCGACGCACCGATCAGCGAAGGCGGCATCGTCGGCGTCGCGGTGGGCATGGCGGCTTACGGCCTCAAGCCGGTCGCCGAGATCCAGTTCGCCGACTACTTCTACCCGGCCAGCGACCAGATCGTGTCCGAGGCCGCGCGCCTGCGGTACCGCAGCGCCGGCGACTTCACCTGCCCGATGGTGATCCGCATGCCCTGCGGCGGCGGCATCTACGGCGGCCAGACGCACAGCCAGTCGCCCGAGGCGCTGTTCACGCACGTGTGCGGCATCCGCACCGTGATGCCCAGCAACCCGTACGACGCCAAGGGCCTGCTGATCTCCGCGATCGAGTGCAACGACCCGGTGATCTTCCTGGAGCCCAAGCGCCTCTACAACGGCCCCTTCGACGGCCACCACGACCGCCCGGTGGTGCCGTGGTCCAAGCACGAGAAGGGCAACGTGCCCGAGGGCTACTACCGCGTGCCGCTCGACTCGGCCAACGTGGCCCGCGCCGGCTCGCAGGTCACCGTGATCACCTACGGCACGATGACGTGGGTGGCCGAGTGCGCGGCGCAGGAGACCGGCATCGACGCCGAGATCATCGACCTGCGCTCGATCTGGCCGATGGACCTGGACACGGTGATCAACTCGGTCAAGAAGACCGGCCGCTGCGTCATCGTGCATGAAGCGACCAAGACCAGCGGCTTCGGCGCCGAGCTGTCGGCGCTGGTGCAGGAGCACTGCTTCTACCACCTGGAAGCGCCGATCGAGCGCGTCGCCGGCTGGGACACGCCGTACCCGCACGCCCAGGAGTGGGCGTACTTCCCGGGCCCCGATCGCGTCGGCGCGGCCCTCAAGCGCGTGATGGAGGGCTGAAGCCATGGGGATCTATGCAATCAAGATGCCCGACATCGGCGAAGGCATCGCGGAAGTCGAACTCGTCGAGTGGCGCGTGAAGCCCGGCGATGAGGTCAAGGAAGACCAGGTCGTCGCCGACGTGATGACCGACAAGGCGACGGTGGAGATCCCGTCGCCGGTCGCGGGCAAGGTGATGGAGCTGGGGGGCCAGCCCGGCCAGCTGATGGCCGTCGGGTCGGAACTCATTCGCCTGGAAGTGGCGGGCGAGGGGAACGTGAAGGCGGGGGCCGCGAAGCCGGCGAAGGCTGCCGTTGCTTCGACCTTGTCGCCGGACCAGAAGGACGACATCACCGTCGAGAACAAGTCGGTGGAACCAGCGCGCCCGGCCAGCCACCCTCACCCCAACCCTCTCCCGCCAGCGGGAGAGGGAGCGAAACCGCCGGCGGTCACGCCTGCGCCGCGCCGCGCGCCCGGCGACAAACCGATCGCCTCGCCCGCCGTGCGCCGCCGCGCGTGGGAGCTGGGCATCGAGTTGCAGTACGTGCACGGCAGCGGCCCCGCGGGCCGCATCGAGCACGGCGACCTGGAGGTCTACCTGGCCTCGCGCGGCCAGCCGCAGCAGGCGACGCCCGCGCGCATGCGCCAGAAGGACGGCGAGGAGCAGCTGCCGATGATCGGGCTGCGCCGCAAGATCGCGCAGAAGATGCAGGAGGCCAAGCGCCGCATCCCGCACTTCAGCTACGTCGAGGAAGTCGACGTCACCGAACTCGAAGCGCTGCGCGCCAAGCTCAATGCGAAGTTCGGCGCCAGTCGCGGCAAGCTGACGGTGCTGCCCTTCATCGCGCGCGCCGTGGTGCTCGCGCTGGAGGACTTCCCGCAGATGAACGCGCGCTTCGACGACGACGCCGGCGTGGTCACGCGCTACCAGCCCGTGCACCTCGGCATCGCGACGCAGACCGACTCGGGCCTGATGGTCCCGGTGCTGCGGCATGCCGAAGCGATGGACCCGTGGACGTTCGCGAAGGAACTCACGCGCGTCGCGGAAGCTGCCCGCTCCGGCAAGGCTTCGCGCGACGAGCTGCAGGGCTCGACGATCACGATCAGCAGCCTCGGCCCGCTGGGCGGCATCGTCACGACGCCGGTGATCAACCATCCCGAGGTCGCCATCATCGGCGTCAACCGGATCGTCGAACGCCCGGTGTTCCAGGGCGACGCGGTGGTCAAGCGCGCGCTGATGAACCTGTCCTCGTCGTTCGACCACCGCGTGGTCGACGGCATGGACGCGGCGCAGTTCATCCAGACCGTCCGGGCGCTCCTCGAGACGCCCGCGATGCTGTTCGTGGAGTGATCGCCGGATGCAAGTGAAGCAAACGACGCTGCTGGTCATCGGCGGCGGTCCCGGCGGCTACGTGGCCGCCATCCGTGCCGGCCAACTGGGCGTGCCGACGATGCTGGTCGAAGGTGACAAGCTGGGCGGCACCTGCCTCAACATCGGCTGCATCCCGTCCAAGGCCCTGATCCACCTCGCCGACGAGTTCGCGCAAGCTTGCCGCTTCACCGGCGACAACCCGCTGGGCATCCGCGTGCAGGAGCCGGCGCTGGACCTGGTGAAGGCGCAGAAGTGGAAGGACGGGGTGGTGGGCAAGCTCACCGGCGGCGTCGGTGCGCTGCTGCGCAAGAACGGCGTGCAGGTGGTGCAGGGCTGGGCCACCGTGCTCGACGGCAAGACCGTCGAAGTCAAGACGAAGGAAGGCGAGCCGTTGCGCATCCAGTGCGAGCACCTGCTGCTGGCCACCGGCTCGGTGCCGGTGAACCTGCCGCACCTGCCGGCCGGCGGCAACGTGGTGACGTCGACCGAAGCGCTGGCGCTGACGCAGAAGCCCAGGCACCTGGTGGTGGTCGGCGCCGGCTACATCGGCCTGGAACTGGGCATCGCCTGGCGCAAGATGGGCGTGGACGTCGCCGTCGTCGAGGCGGCGGCCACCGTGCTGCCCACGTACGACGAGGAGCTCACGAAGCCCGTCCTCGCGTCGCTGCGCAAGCTGGGCATCACGCTGCACCTGAACACGACGGCCGAAGGGCTGACCGAGAGGGGCGACGGCCTGCGCGCGCGCAGCAGCAACGCCGACGAATTCGTGCTGCCCGCCGACAAGGTGCTGGTGGCCGTCGGCCGCAAGCCTCGCACCGAGGGCTTCGGCCTGGAGTCGCTGCAGCTGGACATGGCCG includes the following:
- a CDS encoding 3-methyl-2-oxobutanoate dehydrogenase (2-methylpropanoyl-transferring) subunit alpha; translated protein: MSEHQPLRLHVPEPSGRPGCATDFSYLHVSEAGAVRRPPVDTPHFDTQDLAYSLIRVLDRDGKAVGPWAPEISTAQLRKGLRSMMKTRIFDARMTIAQRQRKISFYMQCLGEEAIACAHAAAIEAGDMCFPTYRQQGLLLSRDDISMVEMMCQLMSNEKDPIKGRQLPVMYSFKRAGFFTISGNLATQFIQAVGWAMASAIKGDTKIASAWIGDGATAESDFHTSLTFAHVYRAPVILNVVNNQWAISTFQAIAGGESTTFAARGVGCGIASLRVDGNDFLAVYAASKWAAERARMNLGPTLIEWVTYRAGAHSTSDDPSKYRPADDWERFPLGDPINRLKSHLIGLGAWSEQEHEQVRLELEAEVIAAQKEAESYGTLLDGQIPSAATMFEDVFAEMPAHLRAQRQQLGV
- a CDS encoding alpha-ketoacid dehydrogenase subunit beta, with the protein product MLTKTKDAQVESSAGATRPMTMIQALRSAMDVMMDRDDNVVVFGQDVGYFGGVFRVTEGLQAKYGKSRCFDAPISEGGIVGVAVGMAAYGLKPVAEIQFADYFYPASDQIVSEAARLRYRSAGDFTCPMVIRMPCGGGIYGGQTHSQSPEALFTHVCGIRTVMPSNPYDAKGLLISAIECNDPVIFLEPKRLYNGPFDGHHDRPVVPWSKHEKGNVPEGYYRVPLDSANVARAGSQVTVITYGTMTWVAECAAQETGIDAEIIDLRSIWPMDLDTVINSVKKTGRCVIVHEATKTSGFGAELSALVQEHCFYHLEAPIERVAGWDTPYPHAQEWAYFPGPDRVGAALKRVMEG
- the lpdA gene encoding dihydrolipoyl dehydrogenase; the protein is MQVKQTTLLVIGGGPGGYVAAIRAGQLGVPTMLVEGDKLGGTCLNIGCIPSKALIHLADEFAQACRFTGDNPLGIRVQEPALDLVKAQKWKDGVVGKLTGGVGALLRKNGVQVVQGWATVLDGKTVEVKTKEGEPLRIQCEHLLLATGSVPVNLPHLPAGGNVVTSTEALALTQKPRHLVVVGAGYIGLELGIAWRKMGVDVAVVEAAATVLPTYDEELTKPVLASLRKLGITLHLNTTAEGLTERGDGLRARSSNADEFVLPADKVLVAVGRKPRTEGFGLESLQLDMAGRAVKIDEQCRTSMRNVWAIGDLAGEPMLAHRAMAQGEMVAEIVAGKKRRFAPMAIPAVCFTDPELVVAGMTPSEAQAKGLDVLVSQFPFAANGRALSMEGAEGFVRVVARKDTHQVVGWQAVGQGVSELSAAFTYAIEMGARLEDVGGIIHAHPTLGEAVQESALRALGHALHI
- a CDS encoding dihydrolipoamide acetyltransferase family protein is translated as MGIYAIKMPDIGEGIAEVELVEWRVKPGDEVKEDQVVADVMTDKATVEIPSPVAGKVMELGGQPGQLMAVGSELIRLEVAGEGNVKAGAAKPAKAAVASTLSPDQKDDITVENKSVEPARPASHPHPNPLPPAGEGAKPPAVTPAPRRAPGDKPIASPAVRRRAWELGIELQYVHGSGPAGRIEHGDLEVYLASRGQPQQATPARMRQKDGEEQLPMIGLRRKIAQKMQEAKRRIPHFSYVEEVDVTELEALRAKLNAKFGASRGKLTVLPFIARAVVLALEDFPQMNARFDDDAGVVTRYQPVHLGIATQTDSGLMVPVLRHAEAMDPWTFAKELTRVAEAARSGKASRDELQGSTITISSLGPLGGIVTTPVINHPEVAIIGVNRIVERPVFQGDAVVKRALMNLSSSFDHRVVDGMDAAQFIQTVRALLETPAMLFVE